From the genome of Thiovibrio frasassiensis:
GCACCGAACCCCTCCAAGCGAAAGAGATCCCGGTCTAATTGCGTCCCCAGCTCCTCCGGGGGAAAATCAAGCTCCGCGAACAGCCGCTCTTCAATGGCATGGGCCTGGGCAAAGTTTTGCCGGATTCTGGTATGGAGCATCTCGTCCCCGTTGCCGTAACGGTGGAGGATATAGTCAAGCCGGGCCTCAAGCCCCACCACCTGATCGTGGAGTACCCGCTTGTCCGCGTAATAGACGACCTCTTTTTCCGAACAGCGCTCCGGCATCCCCCCCTTCAGGATGACATGCTCGGCCACGATTTCTGCCAGCTCATCCAAGCTATGCTTGAGGCAGATCTCCCTGCCCAACTCATCATGGCGCAACTCCGTCTCCAGGGTGGCGGTCTTGGCAATATCATGCAGCAGAGCGGAGCTGACGATGAGCTCCAGGGACAGGGTGTGCCCGGAGCGGGCCAACCCCTGGCCGATGCGTGCCGCCACCCGCCCGACCATCAGGGAGTGGGCCCGGATATTGGGCAGCATCGCATACTGCTCCATCAGCGCGAAACATTGGGCAATGGAGGGAATCATTTGCTCAGCCTTTTTTGCTCAACCGATGCACCGCTTCAACGAAAAATTTCGCCTGCTCCGGCGGAATCTCCGGGACGATGCCGTGACCGAGGTTGAAGATATGGCCCCGGGCGCCCTTGGCCTGATCGAGGATATCCTGGATCAGTCGCTCCATCTTGGCCGGCGGCAGCAGCAGGGCGATGGGATCCATGTTGCCCTGGAGCGAGACCCTCTGCCCCACCACCTTCACCGCCTCGTCCAGCGGCAGCCGCCAGTCAAGGCCCAGCACGTCGGCGCCGCTCTCCAGAGACTGAGAGAGCAAGGTCGCGCCGTTGTTGGCGAAGTAGATAATGGGCACCGTCACCTCAGCCGCTTTCAGGGCCGCAATGATCCGTTTCACGTACGGGATAGCAAACTCGGCAAAATCGCGGGGCGCCAGCACCCCAGCCCAGGAATCGAAGATCTGCAAAGCCTGGGCTCCGGCCGCGGCCTGGGCCTTGAGATACTCGATGGTGCAGTCGGTGATCTTGTTCAAGAGCTCCGCATAGAGCACGGGATCGGTGTACATCATCTTCTTGG
Proteins encoded in this window:
- a CDS encoding HD domain-containing protein; protein product: MIPSIAQCFALMEQYAMLPNIRAHSLMVGRVAARIGQGLARSGHTLSLELIVSSALLHDIAKTATLETELRHDELGREICLKHSLDELAEIVAEHVILKGGMPERCSEKEVVYYADKRVLHDQVVGLEARLDYILHRYGNGDEMLHTRIRQNFAQAHAIEERLFAELDFPPEELGTQLDRDLFRLEGFGA
- the hemE gene encoding uroporphyrinogen decarboxylase; translation: MNETFLKACRGEKTEYTPVWLMRQAGRYLPEYHTVRSKYTFLELCKTPEAAAEVTIQPVDILGVDAAILFSDILVPLEKMGAPLEFHEKRGPVFLEPIRDRAGLEKLHVPDPEAELGYVMETIRILRRELAGRVPLIGFSGAPFTLATYLIEGGSSKNYFLTKKMMYTDPVLYAELLNKITDCTIEYLKAQAAAGAQALQIFDSWAGVLAPRDFAEFAIPYVKRIIAALKAAEVTVPIIYFANNGATLLSQSLESGADVLGLDWRLPLDEAVKVVGQRVSLQGNMDPIALLLPPAKMERLIQDILDQAKGARGHIFNLGHGIVPEIPPEQAKFFVEAVHRLSKKG